The following proteins are co-located in the Dromiciops gliroides isolate mDroGli1 chromosome 2, mDroGli1.pri, whole genome shotgun sequence genome:
- the CENPA gene encoding histone H3-like centromeric protein A isoform X1: protein MKPVRRKTTPKKLPRTPSQPRASTSTTPPAGSSHRRRFPGRRGQGILREIRKLQKSTNLLIRKAPFGRLVREICLRYTRGVDYYWQTQALLALQEAAEAFITHLFEDAYLLSIHARRVTLYPKDIQLARRIRGLQEGLG from the exons ATGAAACCGGTTCGCCGCAAAACCACCCCAAAGAAGCTCCCTAGGACCCCGTCTCAGCCCCGTGCCTCCACCTCCACCACACCCCCCGCAG GCTCTTCTCACCGCCGTCGCTTTCCCGGTAGACGAGGCCAAGGAATTCTTAGGGAGATCCGCAAGCTACAGAAAAGCACAAACCTGCTGATCAGGAAGGCACCCTTTGGTCGACTA GTTAGAGAAATATGCCTCCGGTATACTCGAGGAGTGGACTATTATTGGCAAACTCAGGCCCTACTGGCCCTACAGGAG GCAGCAGAAGCATTTATAACTCATTTATTTGAAGATGCCTATCTCCTCTCCATACATGCCCGGAGGGTAaccctgtatcccaaagatattcaaCTGGCCAGAAGGATCCGAGGTTTACAGGAAGGACTAGGCTAA
- the CENPA gene encoding histone H3-like centromeric protein A isoform X3, protein MKPVRRKTTPKKLPRTPSQPRASTSTTPPAGSSHRRRFPGRRGQGILREIRKLQKSTNLLIRKAPFGRLVREICLRYTRGVDYYWQTQALLALQEGQYPPGSP, encoded by the exons ATGAAACCGGTTCGCCGCAAAACCACCCCAAAGAAGCTCCCTAGGACCCCGTCTCAGCCCCGTGCCTCCACCTCCACCACACCCCCCGCAG GCTCTTCTCACCGCCGTCGCTTTCCCGGTAGACGAGGCCAAGGAATTCTTAGGGAGATCCGCAAGCTACAGAAAAGCACAAACCTGCTGATCAGGAAGGCACCCTTTGGTCGACTA GTTAGAGAAATATGCCTCCGGTATACTCGAGGAGTGGACTATTATTGGCAAACTCAGGCCCTACTGGCCCTACAGGAG GGGCAGTACCCGCCTGGTTCACCATAA
- the CENPA gene encoding histone H3-like centromeric protein A isoform X2: MKPVRRKTTPKKLPRTPSQPRASTSTTPPAGSSHRRRFPGRRGQGILREIRKLQKSTNLLIRKAPFGRLVREICLRYTRGVDYYWQTQALLALQEVVGVSIKKHMCTRRVSLGSLPLYAERLQLKILWS, from the exons ATGAAACCGGTTCGCCGCAAAACCACCCCAAAGAAGCTCCCTAGGACCCCGTCTCAGCCCCGTGCCTCCACCTCCACCACACCCCCCGCAG GCTCTTCTCACCGCCGTCGCTTTCCCGGTAGACGAGGCCAAGGAATTCTTAGGGAGATCCGCAAGCTACAGAAAAGCACAAACCTGCTGATCAGGAAGGCACCCTTTGGTCGACTA GTTAGAGAAATATGCCTCCGGTATACTCGAGGAGTGGACTATTATTGGCAAACTCAGGCCCTACTGGCCCTACAGGAG GTTGTTGGAGTAAGTATAAAGAAGCATATGTGCACAAGAAGAGTCTCACTAGGGAGTCTTCCCCTATATGCAGAGAGGCTTCAATTGAAGATACTTTGGTCTtga